Genomic window (Staphylococcus debuckii):
ATTCATACAATTGGTGCGGGTGTCGGAAATGAATTTAAATTAGAAGACAGCAACTATAATCGTGTTATTATTATGACCGATGCCGATACAGACGGTGCACACATTCAAGTCTTGCTGTTAACTTTCTTCTTCAAATATATGAAACCGCTTGTGCAAGCAGGACGTGTATTTATCGCTTTACCTCCATTGTATAAATTGGAAAAAGGTAAAGGTAAGTCCAAAAAAGTCGAATATGCTTGGACAGACGAAGAATTAGAAAAATTACAGAAACAACTGGGTAAAGGATTCAGTTTACAACGTTATAAAGGTTTAGGGGAAATGAACCCAGACCAATTATGGGAAACTACGATGAATCCTGAAACAAGAACGTTAATCAGAGTACAAGTAGAAGACGAAGTACGTTCATCTAAACGTGTTACAACTTTAATGGGTGATAAAGTAGCTCCTAGACGTGAATGGATTGAACGTCATGTTGAATTCGGTCTTCAAGAGGATCAAAGTATTTTGGAAAATGATGAAATCCAATTCTTAGATCAAGAGGAATATGATGAGGAGGAAGCAAATTGAGTGAAATCATCCAAGACCTTTCGTTAGAAGATGTAATTGGTGACCGCTTCGGCAGATACAGTAAATACATCATTCAAGAACGTGCGCTGCCAGATGTACGTGACGGTTTAAAACCCGTACAACGCCGCATTCTTTATGCAATGTACGACAGCGGAAACACTTATGATAAAAACTTCAGAAAAAGTGCTAAAACAGTCGGGGATGTTATCGGTCAATTCCATCCTCATGGTGACACTTCTGTTTATGATGCGATGGTGCGTCTGAGTCAAGAATGGAAATTGCGACATGTCTTAATTGAAATGCATGGGAACAACGGGAGTATTGATAACGATCCGCCAGCCGCAATGCGTTATACAGAGGCTAAATTAAGTCAGTTATCTGAAGAATTATTACGAGATATTAATAAAGATACTGTACCGTTTGTACCGAACTACGATGATACGACAACGGAACCTATGGTATTGCCTGCTAGATTTCCGAACCTATTGATTAACGGGTCAACTGGTATTTCTGCAGGGTATGCGACAGATATTCCACCTCATAATTTAGGTGAAGTGATTCAAGCCACTTTAAAATATATCGATAATCCTGATATTACAGTTAGTCAATTGATGAAATATATTAAAGGACCGGATTTCCCGACTGGCGGTATTATTCAAGGCCGAGATGGAATCAAGAAAGCTTATGAAACAGGTAAAGGGCGTATTGTAGTACGCTCGACAGTAGAAACTGAGACGTTGAGAAGCGGTCGTCAAGAATTGATTGTGAGTGAAATTCCTTATGAAGTGAATAAAAGTTCACTTGTGAAGAAAATCGATGAATTGCGTGCTGATAAACGTGTTGATGGTATTATGGAAGTGCGCGATGAAACAGACAGAACTGGTTTGCGTATTGCTATTGAATTGAAAAAAGATGTCAATAGTGAAGCGATATTGAATTACTTGTACAAAAATACAGACTTGCAGATTTCCTATAACTTTAACATGGTAGCCATCAGTGATGGACGTCCTAAATTAATGGGAATCCGTGAAATTATCGACAGCTATTTGAATCACCAAATTGATGTGGTAACTAAACGTACGCGCTATGACCTATTCCATGCTGAAAAACGTATGCATATTGTGGAAGGGCTAATGAAAGCTTTATCCGTGTTAGATGAAGTCATTGCAATCATCCGTGGTTCTAAAAATAAAAAAGATGCCAAAGATAATTTAGTGGCTGAATTTGACTTTACAGAAGAACAAGCCGAAGCTATCGTGACGTTGCAATTATATCGTTTAACTAATACAGATATTGTGGCTTTAGAAAAAGAACATAGTGAGTTAGAGGATAAAATCAAAGGTTTACGTAATATCTTGGATAATCACGATGCTTTATTAAACGTGATTAAAGATGAATTGAAAGAAATTCGTACACGCTTTAAAACAGAGCGTTTATCACGTATTGAAGCGGAAATTGCGGAAATTAAAATTTCAAAAGAAGTGATTGTGCCAAGTGAAGAAACGATTTTAAGTTTATCACGTGACGGCTATATCAAACGTACTTCTATTCGCAGCTTTAACGCCAATCGGGTAGATGAAGTCGGTTTGAAAGACGGAGATGCGCTGTTGCGTTATATTGAAACAAATACTCAGCATATTGCTTTAGTCTTCACTAATAAGGGACGCTATCTCTATCTTCCAGTGCATAAGTTAGCAGATATTAAATGGAAAGATTTAGGACAGCATGTTTCCCAACTGGTACCAATTGAAAATGATGAATATGTTATCGATGTCTTTACCGAACCTGACTTTAAGCAAAAGGTCGATTATATTATGGCTACTCAAAACGGTATGATTAAGAAAAGTGAGCTAGAACTGTTCAAGACATCACGTTTTAATAAACCATTGATTGCTATGAAATTAAAGGATAACGACAAGATGATTAATGTTATGCGGATCGAGCAAGATCAATTGATAACGATCGTGACACACACAGGTATGTCGCTTACTTATTCTACAGATGAATTATCAAGTACAGGTCTGCGTGCAGCTGGCGTTAAATCTATCAACTTGAAAGATGATGACGTAGTCGAAATGACACAGCTCATCCAACCTGAAGATACTATCCTGATAGCAACACAACGCGGTGCAGTGAAACGTATCGGTTTCAAAGTGTTGGCGGAAGCGAAACGCGCACAACGCGGTATCAAACTGTTGAAAGAATTGAAATCGAAACCGCATCGCATTGTTGGTGCTGAGGTTATCACCAATCCAGACAGTATCTATACGCTTTATTCTAATAAAGACAGCTATGCTGGAAAAGTGAGTGACATTCATCTTACTGAACAATATACAAACGGTTCATTTGTGGTAGATACAGATGAATTCGGAGAAGTGAATGCACTTTCAATCTCTACAGCTGATACTTCTGAAGAAGCATAAATTAAAGGCTATTTGAGTAGATGAACTTCTATTCAAATAGCTTTTTATCATTAGTGAAATTCTCTACTTTTCAAAAAAATATAGTCAGAAATATTGTAAGATGATAGAATGGAAAATAGATTAACCAAATAACAAGCGGTAAACATTCTCTTGCAGAATTGTACCACTTGCTATTTTTTTGATTTAGAAGAAAAATGAAGCGGAAATTTCAGTCTTGCAGACAGACTTGAATTTCAAACTCCATGTGTAACGTTTTACATAAATTTAAAAAGAATATGAGGTTTTAACATTGAAAGACTTTGATAGTTTAATCCCTGGCTGGTTTAAAGCCTTTATCAGTGTTGGAAATGATTTGATTTGGTCACAATACTTGATCGGCTTATTATTAACTGCTGGGATTTTCTTTACAATCAGTTCTAAGTTTATCCAATTTACATCTTTCAGAGAGATGTTGCGTGCCTTAGTTGAAAAGCCTGAAACCTTAGACAATGGCGAAAAAGGTATTTCTCCTTTCCAAGCCTTTGCAATCAGTGCTGGTTCTCGGGTAGGAACAGGTAACATTGCAGGTGTCGCAACCGCAATCGTTCTTGGTGGTCCTGGTGCAGTGTTTTGGATGTGGATTATTGCGTCAATCGGTGCAGCCAGTGCTTTTGTAGAAGCAGTGCTCGCACAAGTTTATAAAGTACCAGATAAAGATGGCGGCTATCGCGGTGGGCCTGCGTATTATATTACAAAAGGTCTTAACCAAAAATGGTTGGGTGTAGTCTTTGCTATATTGATTACTGTAACCTTTGCATTCGTCTTTAACACTGTACAAGCGAATACAATTGCTGAATCTTTAAATACGCAATATCATATCAGCCCTGTTATTACAGGTATTGTATTAGCCATCTTAACAGGTATTATCATTTTTGGCGGTGTCCGTAGTATCGCAACATTGTCATCAATCATCGTACCAATTATGGCAATCATTTATATCGGTGTAGTATTTGTCATTTTAATTATGAATTATGATCAAATTATTCCGATGCTTGCGACTATCTTCAAAAATGCCTTTGGTGTCGAACAAGCTACAGGCGGAGCAGTCGGTGCAGCTGTTTTGCAAGGGATTAAACGTGGTTTATTCTCTAACGAAGCTGGTATGGGGTCTGCGCCTAACGCAGCCGCAACTGCAGCGGTTCCGCATCCAGTAAAACAAGGTTTATTACAATCATTAGGTGTATTCTTCGATACTATCTTAGTGTGTACATCAACAGCGATTGTAATCTTATTATATGGCGGTTTGAAATTTGGAGACAATGCACCACAAGGCGTGGCTGTAACACAATCTGCATTGAATGAACATTTAGGCAGTGCCGGCGGTATCTTCTTAACAGTAGCGATTACATTATTTGCGTTCTCGTCTGTTATCGGTAACTATTATTACGGCCAATCTAATATTGAATTCTTGTCTTACAACAAGACAGTTTTATTTATCTTCAGATGTTTAGTAGTTGTGCTCGTATTCTTCGGGGCAGTTATCAAAACAGAAACGGTATGGAGTACGGCAGACGTGTTTATGGGATTAATGGCGATAGTCAACTTAGTTGCTATTATCGGCTTATCTAATATTGCACTCGCTGTCATGAAAGATTACTTCAAACAACGTAAAGAAGGCAAGAAACCAATCTTCAAGCCAGAAAACTTAGAAATTAATTTATTCGGTATTGAATGTTGGGGAGATCCTGCTAAACAATTAACACGTAAATAATGATTAACTTTTCGAGGGTGGGACATAATAATGTCCTCCCCTCTGTTCTTTGAACTGGCAGTAGCTATCTGAATAGAAAATGCGCTTGTTCCAAGCTTTTTTCTATCCTAGTTAGCTTTGTCGAGGCAGAACGACGAAATAATTTAAAAATGTTATTTCTGTTCTGCTCCCTTTTCATACAGAATTGTGTGAATTGCTATCTCATACCAAGAATAATATATGGTAAAATGGACACTAATATTAACTATATCTGCATAAAGTCATACAAGATATACTCATAGACAGAGTAGGAATTAAGAAAAGGTGGTTAGCATGAGCAACTACGTCATAGAGAAAACACTGAATAACAACGTCATTATCTGCACAGACGAAAATCATCATGAAGTTGTTCTGATTGGCAGAGGTATTGGGTTCAATAAAAAGGGCGGAATGAAGCTTTCAGATTCAGCACTGATAGATAAAGTTTATAAATTAGAACAAAAGAAAGAACAAGATCACTACAAGGCTTTAGTAGAAATCGCTGATGATAAGGTATTACAAACGATTATTGAAGCAATGGACATCATTACGCATGCTGATCATTCTGTAGCAGATGAAGATTTGATGGTTGCTTTAACTGATCATATTATCTTTGCTTATAAACGTATTAAACAACAGCAATTTATTAAGAATCCATTCTTAATCGAGACTAAACAGTTATATTCGGAATCTTATGCAATTGCAGAGAGAGTGATTGAACACTTGAATCGTCTCTTGGATATTGACTTTCCAGAAGATGAAATTGGTTTTATTGCTTTGCACATTGCTAGCAGTAAAGATGATTTGTCATTGCATGAAGTGCGTTTAACTAATGAAATTATTAATAAAAGCGTATTAATTATGGAACATGATTTGAAGTGCCGAATAGATACAGCTTCGATTCAGTACCAACGCTTTATCCGACATATTCAATTTTTAATCAGACGCCTTCAAAAGGGTGAAGTCATTCAAGTAAAAGATGAATTCGGAAACATGTTGAAAGCGCATTATCCACTGTGCTATAATATAGCTGTTAAAATCATTAAAATGATGCAGCAGCATCTGGACGTGGATGTATATGAAGCAGAACTGATTTATTTAACGCTACATATTTATCATTTCACGCAGCAAAATGAAGAGAATATGCACGTGTAACTAATTCGATTAGGCATGAGTGATAAAGTTGGAAGGATACCGACTTTTTTGCTCATGCCTTTTTTTGTGCTGTTGAATCTATTCTTGATATTTACAATTTAATATTTGGGAGGAAACTTTTATGTGGAAAAAGTTTTTCGGTCAGCTGCAACGTATTGGTAAAGCATTAATGCTTCCAGTTGCAATCTTGCCAGCAGCAGGTTTATTGCTTGCTTTAGGAAACGCTTTTCAAGGTGACGCTTTACAACATCTACTGCCATTCATTCAAGCAGATGGTTTTCAAAATGTTGCCAAAATGATGGAAGGGGCCGGCGGAATTATCTTTGATAATTTAGCGATTATCTTTGCACTCGGTGTAGCAATCGGTTTAGCATCCGGTGACGGTGTAGCAGCCATTGCAGCTTTCGTAGGATTTATTGTCTTAAATAAAACAATGGGAATGTTCTTAAATGTAACACCTGAAAAAGCGGCAGATGCGGCCACAGGTTTTGCAAATGTATTAGGCATTCCGACACTGCAAACAGGTGTGTTCGGCGGTATTATTATCGGGGCATTAGCCGCTTGGTGTTATAACAAGTTTTATAATATATCATTGCCGAGTTATTTAGGGTTCTTTGCAGGAAAACGCTTTGTGCCGATTATGATGGCAACTTGTTCATTTATTTTAGCGTTTCCAATGGCATTGATTTGGCCATGGATTCAAGGCGGATTAAATGCCTTCAGTGAAGGATTATTAGCTTCAAATACAGGACTTGCCGTATTCTTATTCGGTTTCATCAAACGTTTATTGATTCCATTCGGCTTGCATCATATTTTCCATGCACCGTTCTGGTTTGAATTCGGATCATATAAAAATGCAGCGGGACAAATTATTCATGGGGACCAACGTATCTTTATCGAACAAATCCGTGATAATGTACCTTTAACATCAGGTAAATTCATGCAAGGTGAATTCCCAGTAATGATGTTCGGTTTACCAGCAGCAGCTTTAGCGATTTACCAAACTGCTAAGAAAGAGAATAAAAAAGTTGTCGCAGGTTTGATGTTATCAGGGGCTTTAACTTCATTCTTAACAGGTATTACTGAACCATTAGAATTCTCATTCTTATTTGTAGCACCTTTATTATTCTTTATCCATGCTGTCTTAGATGGATTATCATTCTTAATTTTATACTTATTAGACCTGCATCTCGGTTACACCTTCTCAGGTGGTTTCATCGACTTCTTCTTACTAGGCATCTTGCCGAATAAGACACACTGGTGGATGGTTATCCCAGTCGGTCTAGTATATGCGGTGATTTACTATGTTATCTTCCGCTTCCTTATCGTTAAATTCAACTTCAAAACACCTGGACGTGAAGATAAAGAAGTTAAATCATCTAACGTTGCAGCCAGCGAATTGCCTTTTAAAGTCTTAGATGCAATGGGCGGTAAAGAAAATATCAAACATTTAGACGCTTGTATTACAAGATTGCGTGTTGAGGTCAACGATAAAACGAAAGTTGACGTTGAAGAATTGAAAGGCTTGGGCGCTTCAGGAGTGCTTGAAGTCGGCAATAACATGCAAGCAATTTTCGGACCGAAATCTGATCAGATTAAACACGATATGCAACAAATTATGGATGGTAAGATTACGTCTCCAGAAGAAACAACAGTCACTGAAGAAGGCGATAAAGAAACTGCAGAAATCGCTGCAGCAGGCGGTGGCGTTGTTTACGCACCGATTAAAGGTGAAGTAGTGGATATCTCAGAAGTGCCTGATAAAGTCTTCTCTGAAAAAATGATGGGCGACGGGATCGCAATCAAACCAGAAACAGGTGAAGTCGTAGCGCCGTTTGACGGAGTAGTTAAAATGGTCTTCCCGACAAAACATGCGATTGGTTTAGAATCTAAAGATGGAATCGAACTACTGATTCACTTTGGTTTAGAAACAGTTAAACTAGAAGGTCAAGGCTTTGACATCCTTGTGAAAGAAAATGAAAACATTGTCTTAGGACAACCATTAATGAAAGTAGATTTAGATTACATCAAAGAACATGCTGATAGTACTATAACACCGATTGTGGTGACAAATTTAAATGGCCGTGCAATGGAAGTATTGCAACATGGTGAAGTGAAACAAGGCGATAAAGTGATTTTAGTAAAATAATTCACTGAAGCTACTGCTCTTGCTTCAAAACTACACATTTCTTTGCTAGTGAAGGTTTACCGACACGAACAGGAATCTAGATTTTCTAGTTTTCTTGTTCGTGTTTTTTAGAATATACATCTTAGGAGGACACAATGAAAAATCTATTAAAATTGTTTTTCGGTCAATTACAACGGATCGGTAAAGCATTAATGCTGCCAGTTGCGATTCTACCGGCTGCCGGTATTTTATTAGCATTTGGTAATGCGATGCATAATGAACAAATCTTACACTTTGCGCCATGGATGGAACACCATGCAATTCAGCTTGTAAGCCAAATTATGGAAGCATCCGGGCAAGTCATTTTTGATAATTTACCTTTACTCTTTGCCATGGGTACAGCTTTAGGATTAGCTGGCGGCGATGGTGTAGCAGGTATTGCGGCTTTGGTCGGTTATTTAATCATGAGTGCAACAATGGGTAAAGTTGCAGGAATTACTATTGATGACATCTTCAGTTATGCTGATGGTGCAAAAACATTAGGACAATCTGCTAAAGATCCAGCGCACGCCTTGATTTTAGGCATACCGACACTTCAAACAGGAGTATTCGGCGGGATTATTATCGGGGGATTAGCCGCTTGGTGCTACAATAAATTTTATAATATCCAACTCCCTCAATTTTTAGGTTTTTTTGCAGGAAAGCGATTCGTGCCGATTATTACTTCGCTTGTCGCTATCTTGACAGGGATTGTATTGAGTTTTGTGTGGCCGCCAGTACAAGAGGGTTTGAATGCTTTATCTAACTTCTTATTAGGTAAAAATTTAGCGTTGACAACTTTCATCTTCGGAGCTATCGAACGTGCGTTGATTCCATTTGGTTTACATCACATTTTCTACGCTCCATTCTGGTTTGAATTTGGACAATATGTCAATGAAGCAGGTAATTTAGTGCGTGGAGACCAACGTATATGGATGGCACAATATCAAGATGGCGTACCGTTTACTTCGGGTGCTTTCACCACAGGTAAATATCCATTTATGATGTTCGGTTTACCGGCAGCCGCTTTTGCGATTTACCGCCAAGCAAAACCTGAACGTCGTAAAGTCGTCGGCGGATTGATGTTATCTGCAGCTTTGACTGCATTTTTAACAGGGATCACTGAGCCTTTAGAATTCTCATTCTTATTTGTAGCGCCGATTCTCTACGTTGCGCATGTAATTTTAGCAGGTACATCATTCTTAATCATGCACTTACTGCACGTTCAAATTGGTATGACTTTCTCAGGAGGCTTTATCGACTATATTCTGTACGGATTATTATCATGGGATCGTTCAAATGCTTTGCTCGTTATTCCGGTAGGTATTGTGTATGCCTTTATTTACTATTTCTTATTTACATTTTTGATTAAAAAGTTAAACTTGAAAACACCTGGCCGTGAAGATAAAGAAGTTGAGAATAAAGATGTTTCTGTCAGTGAATTGCCTTTTGAAGTTTTAGCAGCGATGGGCCATAAAGAGAATATTAAACATTTAGATGCTTGTATTACGCGTTTGCGTGTAGAAGTCAGAGATAAAGAATTGGTGGATGTAGAAAAATTAAAACAACTCGGTGCTTCAGGCGTATTAGAAGTCGGCAATAACATGCAAGCAATTTTCGGACCGAAATCTGATCAGATTAAACACGATATGCAACAAATTATAGATGGCAAGATTACATCACCAGCTGAAACTACGGTTACTGAAGACGGTGATCTTGGAACAGCTGAGATTGTAGCTGAAGGCGGTGCTTTGGTTTATGCGCCGATTACGGGAGAAGCGGTGGCTTTAAGTGAAGTACCGGATAAAGTCTTTTCTGAAAAAATGATGGGTGACGGCATCGCAATTAAACCAGAAACAGGTGAAGTCGTAGCACCATTTGACGGCACAGTTAAAATGGTCTTCCCAACAAAACACGCGCTTGGTTTAGAATCTAAAGATGGAATCGAACTCCTGATTCATTTTGGTTTAGAAACCGTTAAATTAGATGGAGAAGGTTTTAAAATCTTAGTACAAGAAAATGAACCTGTTATTTTAGGTCAACCACTAATGAAAGTAGATTTAGATTATATTAAAGAACATGCTGATAGTACTATAACACCGATTATTATTACAAATTCAGGAAGCGCAAATATTGAAGTCTTGCATTCAGGAAAAGTAGAACAAGGTGAAAAATTGATTGTAGTAAATCAATAGAAGAGATATAGATTGACAAGGGAGGTTGGAATTTCATGAAATTCTCAATCTCTCTTTTTAATTGTCCGGTTTCTTTTTGAACAGTAGTGGTAAAATATATAGGTAAAACAAGTTCATAGCGTTAAAAGTTTCTTTTTTAACAAAGAAACGATAGAATATGTTTAATTAAGCACAAGGAATGGTGAATTATATGGCAAATAACGATAAGCCGCAACGCTTTTCAATTAGTGAAACGCGCTTTATGAAATTTATCGGAGGCAAGAATTTGTTATTTGGCTTAGTCATGTTGATACTTATCGGTATCGCTATTTTTATTTTTGATAAAGTCTCTTACATATTCCAGCCTTTTGTAATTATTTTTAATACGATAGCAGCACCGGTTATTTTAGGGTTAATTCTCTTTTATCTCTTTAATCCGATTATTAACATTATGGAACGTTATCGCATCACGAGATTATGGGGCATTATTATTCTATATTGTGTCGCTGCAGCAGTTATCGCACTGATTATTAATTTATTAATTCCAGTTATCGGCGGCCAAATCAAGAGTTTCGGCCACCATATGCCGCGTTACGTGGATAAATTCAACGGTCTCGTCGATCAAGTGATGAGTATGTCCAAAGGTACTGGTATTTCCAGTTTTTATGGCCAAATTCAAGATCAA
Coding sequences:
- the parC gene encoding DNA topoisomerase IV subunit A; translated protein: MSEIIQDLSLEDVIGDRFGRYSKYIIQERALPDVRDGLKPVQRRILYAMYDSGNTYDKNFRKSAKTVGDVIGQFHPHGDTSVYDAMVRLSQEWKLRHVLIEMHGNNGSIDNDPPAAMRYTEAKLSQLSEELLRDINKDTVPFVPNYDDTTTEPMVLPARFPNLLINGSTGISAGYATDIPPHNLGEVIQATLKYIDNPDITVSQLMKYIKGPDFPTGGIIQGRDGIKKAYETGKGRIVVRSTVETETLRSGRQELIVSEIPYEVNKSSLVKKIDELRADKRVDGIMEVRDETDRTGLRIAIELKKDVNSEAILNYLYKNTDLQISYNFNMVAISDGRPKLMGIREIIDSYLNHQIDVVTKRTRYDLFHAEKRMHIVEGLMKALSVLDEVIAIIRGSKNKKDAKDNLVAEFDFTEEQAEAIVTLQLYRLTNTDIVALEKEHSELEDKIKGLRNILDNHDALLNVIKDELKEIRTRFKTERLSRIEAEIAEIKISKEVIVPSEETILSLSRDGYIKRTSIRSFNANRVDEVGLKDGDALLRYIETNTQHIALVFTNKGRYLYLPVHKLADIKWKDLGQHVSQLVPIENDEYVIDVFTEPDFKQKVDYIMATQNGMIKKSELELFKTSRFNKPLIAMKLKDNDKMINVMRIEQDQLITIVTHTGMSLTYSTDELSSTGLRAAGVKSINLKDDDVVEMTQLIQPEDTILIATQRGAVKRIGFKVLAEAKRAQRGIKLLKELKSKPHRIVGAEVITNPDSIYTLYSNKDSYAGKVSDIHLTEQYTNGSFVVDTDEFGEVNALSISTADTSEEA
- a CDS encoding alanine/glycine:cation symporter family protein, whose protein sequence is MKDFDSLIPGWFKAFISVGNDLIWSQYLIGLLLTAGIFFTISSKFIQFTSFREMLRALVEKPETLDNGEKGISPFQAFAISAGSRVGTGNIAGVATAIVLGGPGAVFWMWIIASIGAASAFVEAVLAQVYKVPDKDGGYRGGPAYYITKGLNQKWLGVVFAILITVTFAFVFNTVQANTIAESLNTQYHISPVITGIVLAILTGIIIFGGVRSIATLSSIIVPIMAIIYIGVVFVILIMNYDQIIPMLATIFKNAFGVEQATGGAVGAAVLQGIKRGLFSNEAGMGSAPNAAATAAVPHPVKQGLLQSLGVFFDTILVCTSTAIVILLYGGLKFGDNAPQGVAVTQSALNEHLGSAGGIFLTVAITLFAFSSVIGNYYYGQSNIEFLSYNKTVLFIFRCLVVVLVFFGAVIKTETVWSTADVFMGLMAIVNLVAIIGLSNIALAVMKDYFKQRKEGKKPIFKPENLEINLFGIECWGDPAKQLTRK
- the glcT gene encoding glucose PTS transporter transcription antiterminator GlcT; this encodes MSNYVIEKTLNNNVIICTDENHHEVVLIGRGIGFNKKGGMKLSDSALIDKVYKLEQKKEQDHYKALVEIADDKVLQTIIEAMDIITHADHSVADEDLMVALTDHIIFAYKRIKQQQFIKNPFLIETKQLYSESYAIAERVIEHLNRLLDIDFPEDEIGFIALHIASSKDDLSLHEVRLTNEIINKSVLIMEHDLKCRIDTASIQYQRFIRHIQFLIRRLQKGEVIQVKDEFGNMLKAHYPLCYNIAVKIIKMMQQHLDVDVYEAELIYLTLHIYHFTQQNEENMHV
- the ptsG gene encoding glucose-specific PTS transporter subunit IIBC, with the protein product MWKKFFGQLQRIGKALMLPVAILPAAGLLLALGNAFQGDALQHLLPFIQADGFQNVAKMMEGAGGIIFDNLAIIFALGVAIGLASGDGVAAIAAFVGFIVLNKTMGMFLNVTPEKAADAATGFANVLGIPTLQTGVFGGIIIGALAAWCYNKFYNISLPSYLGFFAGKRFVPIMMATCSFILAFPMALIWPWIQGGLNAFSEGLLASNTGLAVFLFGFIKRLLIPFGLHHIFHAPFWFEFGSYKNAAGQIIHGDQRIFIEQIRDNVPLTSGKFMQGEFPVMMFGLPAAALAIYQTAKKENKKVVAGLMLSGALTSFLTGITEPLEFSFLFVAPLLFFIHAVLDGLSFLILYLLDLHLGYTFSGGFIDFFLLGILPNKTHWWMVIPVGLVYAVIYYVIFRFLIVKFNFKTPGREDKEVKSSNVAASELPFKVLDAMGGKENIKHLDACITRLRVEVNDKTKVDVEELKGLGASGVLEVGNNMQAIFGPKSDQIKHDMQQIMDGKITSPEETTVTEEGDKETAEIAAAGGGVVYAPIKGEVVDISEVPDKVFSEKMMGDGIAIKPETGEVVAPFDGVVKMVFPTKHAIGLESKDGIELLIHFGLETVKLEGQGFDILVKENENIVLGQPLMKVDLDYIKEHADSTITPIVVTNLNGRAMEVLQHGEVKQGDKVILVK
- the ptsG gene encoding glucose-specific PTS transporter subunit IIBC; protein product: MKNLLKLFFGQLQRIGKALMLPVAILPAAGILLAFGNAMHNEQILHFAPWMEHHAIQLVSQIMEASGQVIFDNLPLLFAMGTALGLAGGDGVAGIAALVGYLIMSATMGKVAGITIDDIFSYADGAKTLGQSAKDPAHALILGIPTLQTGVFGGIIIGGLAAWCYNKFYNIQLPQFLGFFAGKRFVPIITSLVAILTGIVLSFVWPPVQEGLNALSNFLLGKNLALTTFIFGAIERALIPFGLHHIFYAPFWFEFGQYVNEAGNLVRGDQRIWMAQYQDGVPFTSGAFTTGKYPFMMFGLPAAAFAIYRQAKPERRKVVGGLMLSAALTAFLTGITEPLEFSFLFVAPILYVAHVILAGTSFLIMHLLHVQIGMTFSGGFIDYILYGLLSWDRSNALLVIPVGIVYAFIYYFLFTFLIKKLNLKTPGREDKEVENKDVSVSELPFEVLAAMGHKENIKHLDACITRLRVEVRDKELVDVEKLKQLGASGVLEVGNNMQAIFGPKSDQIKHDMQQIIDGKITSPAETTVTEDGDLGTAEIVAEGGALVYAPITGEAVALSEVPDKVFSEKMMGDGIAIKPETGEVVAPFDGTVKMVFPTKHALGLESKDGIELLIHFGLETVKLDGEGFKILVQENEPVILGQPLMKVDLDYIKEHADSTITPIIITNSGSANIEVLHSGKVEQGEKLIVVNQ